Genomic DNA from Chelonia mydas isolate rCheMyd1 chromosome 6, rCheMyd1.pri.v2, whole genome shotgun sequence:
GGCCAAGAGCCCAGTGTCAGGCCGGACATTTGGTCCCCGCGGGAGGGGCGCGCGCAGCGGGGGCCAgcgggcggggaggggcgggaggcGCGGTACCTCCTCCCGCTCGCGGCGGCGCGGTCCCTTTAAGAGGCCGCGGGGACCCATTTCCTCTTCTGCTGCCGTGGCCCTTTACGACAGCACCAAGCTCGCGGATACCGCAGCCCGGACGCGCATGCGCTTTCCTGGCCTTGACTCGCGGCCCAGGGGCCCGCCACTCGCGGTGCAGTGAACTCGGGTCCTCCAAGTGCGCACAGAGCGGCCGCGCGGTGACGCTACGGCGGCCATTTTCGAACTGGGCAAAAAATGCCCTTAAAGGGGGAAGCGGCCCGAAGGTCGCGCTCCCGGTGTTCACCTGGGGCCGTTTGAAGAGCTGCTGGGGCCCCCAACCTACCAGTGCCCCTCTGTGATCACCCTGCCCCAAACTCAGCCCCCTGCCagtgcaccccaccccacctgcccgGCCAGTGCACCTCCCTACACGCCCCGGTGATCCCCCGCCCCAAACCCactcctctgccccacctcctgggtCCCCTCTGAGCGATGCATCACCCCGGGGGCTGCTGCCTTCTCCTTTCCCACCCCTGTGCGcggagctggagctggccctggcctcAGGCCTGCCCGAGAACCACTGGGGAAGGGACCCAGCGCCGCATGGGACCTGTGGTTCCGGGGCCCCCTTGCCTGGCTGCTCatactacatctcccatgagacACCACAAGAGGGGCGAGCAGGGTGCAGCATGGGCGATGTAATCCAACCAGCAAGCCAGGTCTACACCACCCTGGCCCCCAGAACAATTCCCATAGGCCACCAGGGCTGCCCCGGCTGCCCCACCTCCCCTCTCCAcctgcatcatgggagatgtagtcctccCAGGGAGCCTCCTCCACAGACACAAGGGACTCCATTGAGGCACTTCCACCCCTTGCTACAGATGGAGACAGTGATGCATTATGGGGGATGTAGTTCAGGCCCTCCAGCTCCATCTCCTCAGCCAGATGGCCTCTCCCAtgatgctgctgcctgcccctgacccatcatgggagatgtagtctggccagagaACCCAGCAGAAGGGACGCCATGGTGCGTGATGGGATACGCAGTCCCAGCCAAGCTGGCTACAGCTCCCACAATGCATTGTGGCAGCCTCGGGAGGGAATCCGCTCCAGGGGTCTGGCAGCCGCAGAGGGGAAGAAGCAGACAAACAGGGGGGTGAatttaaataaattcattttgatttaatCTGCGGCAGCCCAGAGCCGCAACTCAGTGGGGACGGAACAAAAAACCGGGACAAAGAGGGAAATTAAAACCGTCGTGAAAgcggaaggggggcgggggagctgcgCGCAAGGGAAGGGCGGCCCTGGGAACGGGAGGGCCAGAGGATAGACATGGGGCTGCGGTCTCCCCATGGATCCCACCGGCTCTGTCCTGCACCCAGCTGGGGTGAGTCTTGAGGCCAAGTCTTCATGGGGGGGCCTGTCCCTCCCCCGCCTGGCTCACAGCGACATCCCCGTCCCTGGGAGGCCCAGCGTTTAACCCTTGCCATCCAGGGGGTCAGCATAGACCGTGACTCTGCCGGGAGCTGCAGGAGAGGGAGAATGGAAAATGGGGTTAGGGAGGGCTGGCCCATGGAGCTTGCCATTCCACAATAGCCCccggggacccaggcgtccgggctggTTCCCCATGGCGACCCCCAGATAccagtgcaggggaaggggacCCTGGTGCTCTCCCATTTCTGGCCACAGTCACGAAGGGGGCGATGTGGAATAGTGGCAAATTCAGGCCAGCTCACAGGGAAGCCCTTCTCCACACAGAGGCAGGGTGGGCTGTGGAACTGCCCGACACTGGATGTTCTGAAGACTGAACCACGCAGGACCAgccagagcaggagcagctggccccagcatAACCCCAGCCACAGGTTCGAGGGCTGGTGAACAGGAGGTGCCACTGCCGAACCTCCCTGCACTGGCCTAGGGGCTCCAGGGAGACCCTTACCTTGTCTGTGCAGCTTCCATATATGATCCCATGCTGGGGAGACAGAAGGGGAGGGAGGTTAGACCAGGAGAGTCAAACCCAGGAGGCCCCCAGACACTAAGGGGGCAGCACCCCCAAGTCTGATCAGCCCCCCGCCTTGCCCTCAAACCGACACTTTGAGACCATAGAGTGACACACTtcagccctcccctcccacccaggggcCCTCTCTCACCACGGTGCCCCCAACTCAGTGGTTCTTGAAAGCCTAAAGGTAGattgcccccccagcccccgctctgccggtgcccctcactcctgatccgcagccccctgctagcccaggcccgggctccccccgagctctgtcggtgcccctcactcccgacccgcagccctgccaGGCCAGCCCTCACCTTCCGTGTGATAGTCCCGCGCCTCCTCCCAGTCCTTGTGGCTCATCTGTTCCCAGcagtccctgctctcccctgcagcGGGCACCAGCCCCTCGGCAGGGCTGCCCGGCCCCTGCAGTCCCAGGGCTGCCGTGGGGGGGGTTTCCtcctggcctgggggcaggggattgCCCCCGGCCTGGCCGGCGCCCGGCTCGTTGATGAAGGACAGCCCCCACTGGTTCTGGAAGATGGCCCCCAGgtggggctcggcagggggtgcaggggagcaGTTGGGCAGCGGGCCGGCGGTGCGGAGGGCGGAGGCTGGCACACAGGCCGGCTGGCGCTCCAGGTTCTCCTTCAGCTTGCTGGCATAGCTGATCTTGGGGAGGGTGCGGGCACGGCTGCTGTCCACGGGGAACGCTGGCGGTGGGCGGAACAGGGCCCACGGCTCCGGCGCCTTCTCAGCATCCTCCAGGGCTTGGCCAGCGCgctctgggctgcgggggggctcagggaaggggcgcCGCCGGCCagcccaacccccccgcccctccccggggCCATGCCCATTGGTGCTGGGCCCCCACTCCTTGGCCCCGGGGCGGTAGCTCCTGCGGTGAGGGTTGTGGAAGGGCCGAGGGTGAGGGTGATAGCGGTGGGGGTAGCGGTGGGGGGCGGGCGGCCCCGCCTCGCGCTCCGACAGCTGCAGGTTGCGGATGTTgagggtgttggaggggctcaggggggcgcctccctctgcagcctccgGGCTGTGGCCGTTGGACTCCCAGGTGCCTGCGGGGAGCAGACGGGGGtgagcaggacacctgggttctagtcttgcCCCATCCCAAACCAAGcttcaggacgcctgggttccatcccagctgcgggaggggagtggggtccagtggttacaacaggactcctgggtttcccCTGCTTCAGACAATAACCCCCATCCATCTGCCCCCTCTTCCACCAGCTTCCCACATGAAGGCTCAGACCCCTGGCAGCCCCAGGCCACGGGCTGGGGatggacacgggtcacttgcccAGCCTTGCGATGCGGCCACCTCTGCGGGCtgtggaaggtgctcagtggTTTGATAGCAAAGGAACAGGCCTCTGGCGCCATCAGGAGAGGGGCAAAGGAAGGAACATCCCCCTGCCTGTCGctccccccacagcgccccctgccccccccggtgcccccttcccatcccacTCCCCGTGGTGCCCCCTGTCTGTCCttacccccgccccctgcccgtcCCGCTCCCCGTGGTGCCCCCTGTCTGTCCttacccccgcccccggctccctgcccgTCCCGCTCCCCGTGGTGCCCCCTGTCTGTCCttacccccgcccccggctccctgcccgTCCCGCTCCCCGTGGTGCCCCCTGTCTGTCCTTACCCCtgcccccggctccctgcccaTCCCGCTCCCCGTGGTGCCCCGTCTGTCCttacccccgcccccggctccctgcccaTCCCGCTCCCCGTGGTGCCCCCTGTCTGTCCttacccccgcccccggctccctgcccgTCCCGCTCCCCGTGGTGCCCCCTGTCTGTCcctacccccgcccccggctccctgcccaTCCCGCTCCCCGTGGTGCCCCGTCTGTCCttacccccgcccccggctccctgcccaTCCCGCTCAACCCCCCAGCTGTCCCTGGCCATCCCactcccacagcgccccctgcccatcctccctccaccccagctccctgcagagccccctgcccatTCCAACCTGTCCGACTCCCCGCAGTGCCCCCTgcccatcctcccacccccagctccccctgccctttcctccaccccccacggcgctccctgcccatccctccctccttctccccccggTGCCCCCTGCtctttcctcctgcaccccacagcaccccctgcccatccctcctccccccaaccactCCCTGTGGCCCAGCACCCCCTAGCTCTGGGCTGAGTGCCTGGTCAGTCTGCTGGCAGGAGGAGGGTTACACAAGCCAAGGTTGCAGCTGGACCCCACCCTGGGCAAGGACAGCCAGGAAATCTGGGCACCTCTcagctggctgccagcccccaaaTCTCTGTAACCGCCATGCCCCCTTTAATGTATTGGGGTCACCTCCCTGCATCCCCAGATGTCCTGGATACCCCCACCTGCTGTGCCTGGTCCTCAGGATGATACCCCGCCTCCTGGTACTGGGGTACCCCCATCCTCCAGGAAGCACCCCATTACTCCTGCTGAGATGGGCAAGGCCAGGGCAAATGGGCACCCTATGGGGGGGCCCCTTTCTTCCACAATTACAGGGGATCCAGGGAAGGGGGATATGGGGGCCTTGGCAGGGGATACGGGGGCCTTGGCAGGGGATacgggggctcagtggggggataCAGGCAGGGGGCACACAAGCTCAGGGGGGAAATATGGGGGGCTCAGTGAGGGGGGCCCCAGGCAGAAAGAATATGGGGGGCTCAGCAATGGACACAGGTGAAGGACATGGCAGGGGAATATGTGGGGTTCGGGAGGGAATtatggggggctcggcaggggacACTGGCATGGGAAATATGGGGGGCTTGGCGGGGGATACAGGTGGGGAGAATATGGGGGGCACATGGGGGCTCGGTGGGGTTACCTGCTGGGATGCGGTTGGTGAGATTGtgcagctgcccctccagcccctcggGTCGGCACCTTTCCTTCTTCAGCCCCAGCAGCCGCGGCTCTGGCTCGGGGTCGCGGTTCTCGTCTATACCCAGCTCCTCCTTCTGCATGGCCCttgccccacacccctgcccgGCCCGCAGAACTGCCCCAAGGGACCCCTGCACCACAGAGCCTGGGCAACCCCGGGACAGCCCCTAGCACCCCTCTGCCAGCACACGGAAACCCCAGACAGCCCCTAGCGGCCCCTGGCAGTGCCAGGACCCTaacacaaccccctgccccccacacacccgcaacacagccctctccccactaTCTAGCCCAGGGAACTTAATACAACCCTACCCCCCCGCCCGTGCACCCCAGACACCTCCCAGCACAACCCCCTGCCTCCCTGTgtgccccagacaccccctgcccctcgacaccccccagcacagccccccaaGCCCTGTGCgccccagacaccccctgcccctcgacaccccccagcacagcccaaACCCCTGTGAGCCCGACACCCCCTGCCCCTCgacaccccccagcacagccccccaaGCCCTGTGCgccccagacaccccctgccTCTCgacaccccccagcacagccccccaagcccctgtgcgccccagacaccccctgcccctcgacaccccccagcacagccccccaagcccctgtgcgccccagacaccccctgccTCTCgacaccccccagcacagccccccaagcccctgtgcgccccagacaccccctgccTCTCgacaccccccagcacagccccccaaGCCCCTGTGCGCCCCAGACACCCctcagcccagctcagcccctccacctgcccaggccCCCACCCCGCTGCAGGCCGCTCACTCCAGGCCCCGCGCGCTCCCAACCGCCCGCCCGGCACATTCACCCTGGCCCCGCCACGTGATCCTCCCCAGACCCGGAACCCCCCCTCCCTGCGTCACATGACCGCCCGGCACCGCGCCAGGACCCAGCCACGTGACCCTGCCGCCCAACCCGGCCTGCCCTCCCTCTCTCACGTGACCGGCCCGAAGTCACGGGACCCTAATTGTCCTCCCACCGCCGAGTATTCGGCCCCCCCATCTGGTCACATGACTCGCTCCTTTCCCCGCCCTCAGCCACTTCATTGGCACGTACCCAGAGAGCCCGAGGGTCGCTCGCTGTGCTCAGCATCCCCCCGCCTGGCAGTGCCCCCCGCCTACTGCAGGGTCtgtccccctgggcgaccgggcgGGACCTGCCGGAGTCTGCCCCGCTCGGTCGCCCGGGACGGCGCCGGGTTGGCGTCTGTCCCCCCCGCACGGGGCAACCGGGACGGCGCCGGGTTGGCGTCTGTCCCCCATGGGGTAACCGGGCGGGCCCCGCCGGAGTCTGCCCCGCTCGGTCGCCCGGGACGGCGCCGGGTTGGCGTCTGTCCCCCATGGGGTAACCGGGCGGGCCCCGCCGGAGTCTGCCCCGCTCGGTCGCCCGGGACGGCGCCGGGTTGGCGTCTGTCCCCCATGGGGTAACCGGGCGGGCCCCGCCGGAGTCTGCCCCGCTCGGTCGCCCGGGACGGCGCCGGGTTGGCGTCTGTCCCCCCTGGGGTGACCGGGTGGACCCCACCGGAGTCTGCCCCGCTCGGTCGCCCGGGACGGCGGCGGGTTGGCGTCTGTCCCCCCTGGGGTGACCGGGCGGGACCCGCCGGCGTCTGCCCCGCTCGGTCGCCCGGGACGGCGGCGGGTTGGCGTCTCTTACGTCATTGGTCAATTGTGCAGTACTACATTGACAtctgctccctgattggtcaCCCAAGATGGTTCTGTGTTAGTCTCTGCCCTGTAATTGGGCAACTGAGGTTGTACCATGTTGGCGTCTACCCCCTGACAGCTCACCCAGGATGACATTGGCTTGCTGTCTGTCCTCCCATTGATCAACTGACATTGCCCCGGATTGGTTGCccaagatggtggtggtggtggtaccaTGATGGCATCTGTCCCTTGACTACCCAGGTTGCCACTGCATTGGCATCTATTACCTCAGTAGCCATGTGGGCTATCTTGGTGCTGTGAGCCATCTCTTCGAtagatgcctggagcagctctgcaCTGGTGTCTTCCCTCGGACGGTGCCTCTTCCTGTCTGGAGCACTCGGAACAGTGTCCCACTGACCATGGGGGCAACTCTACATTGGCGTCTGTCCTGATTGGTCACCCCGGAGGGCACTGTGTTACCATCTGTTCTCTCATTGGGCGACCAGGGCAGTACCACATTGACATCTATCCCCTAACTGGACACCCAGAATGGCAGTGTGTTAGCACCTGTCCTCTCATTGGGCAACCAGGGCAGTACCAAATCTATCCCCTAATTGG
This window encodes:
- the LOC114022336 gene encoding SH3 and multiple ankyrin repeat domains protein 1; the protein is MQKEELGIDENRDPEPEPRLLGLKKERCRPEGLEGQLHNLTNRIPAGTWESNGHSPEAAEGGAPLSPSNTLNIRNLQLSEREAGPPAPHRYPHRYHPHPRPFHNPHRRSYRPGAKEWGPSTNGHGPGEGRGGWAGRRRPFPEPPRSPERAGQALEDAEKAPEPWALFRPPPAFPVDSSRARTLPKISYASKLKENLERQPACVPASALRTAGPLPNCSPAPPAEPHLGAIFQNQWGLSFINEPGAGQAGGNPLPPGQEETPPTAALGLQGPGSPAEGLVPAAGESRDCWEQMSHKDWEEARDYHTEAWDHIWKLHRQAPGRVTVYADPLDGKG